In Glycine max cultivar Williams 82 chromosome 15, Glycine_max_v4.0, whole genome shotgun sequence, the DNA window GAGAAGAACGCGCTGAGGTCAGCGCTTGCGTATGACGTGGCCATGGACGTGTGGGTCCCGCTCCCCGACATGTCGCGTGAGCGAGACGAGTGCAAGGCCGTGTTCCGACGCGGCGGCGCGCTCTGCGTCGTCGGAGGGTACTGCACGGAGATGCAGGGGCGCTTCGAGCGGAGCGCGGAGGTTTTCGACGTTGCCAAGTGGAAGTGGGGCCCAGTGGAGGAGGAGTTCTTAGATGCCGCCGCGTGTCCGCGCACGTGCGTCGACGGCGCGGATGGTGCGGAGGGGAGAATGTTCATGTGCCGGGGTGGTGACGTGGTGGCGCTGCACGGGGACACGTGGCGGAATGTGGCGAAGGTGCCGGGTGAGATACGGAACGTTGCGTGCGTGGGAGTGTGGGAAGGGTTGATGCTGGTAATTGGATCGAGTGGGTTTGGGGAACCACATATGGGCTTTGTGTTGGATCTGAAAAATCGGGCTTGGACTAAACTTGCCAGCCCAGAGGACTACACTGGTCACGTGCAATCTGGTTGCCTTCTCCAAATTTAGTACTACttgacttgttttttttttatcaagttaaAATGCTGAATATTATTGGTGCATAGTACTTCAGTTTTGTTTCGGGGAGTTTGTGTAAATATGGTTATATGAAgcaacatttttgttttctttggttGCTTTATTCACTTACTACTCAAAAGctttatcattttagtttataCTTTACTAGCTTTTAAGGAGTTGTAGTACAATTGCGATACAGAGGTTCGGTGCCCCTACACCGATGTGCAGTACAACAAGGAAAAATGTAACAAATGAACATGTGCTTACACTTCATTGACGTTTTgcttaaagagaaaaaattaattcgCCTTATTCTTCTTTGCCAAATTCTTCGGTCCTTTTCAATCAACTTATGAAAAACATCTACTCCCAACGAACTTATTCATTGTTATTCTTACTCAAACGTATTGTCAAGACACTTTTTATGGTCTGTCTTACACGTATCAGAACGGTTAAATTCCTtgtcaataatatatattttaatgtaaaaacaattatactaaTTGAAAGACagtatatgagaaaatatctttttctctaattttatttatggacTGTTAGAGACTTCTAAATAAGTATACACGAGAAATGacatccttttttctttctggaAGTTATCTCATGAAACTAATTCTTCGAAACGGAAGATTAACTTAGTGAGTTTAAATAGGAAAAACATTTGCAGCATTTGTTGTTgcaactacaaaataaaatcagaTAACATTCCGTACTCCTTAAGACTAGGAAAACAGTATTTAGACTCTGTCTAAAACGGATACATCATATAGATAAACATCTAACAACTAAGCAATTTTCAACACCCTCCCTTTAATGTTTCCAACATAACTTCACAAAATTCAATTCTAAAGCATAGATATGGGGAGTGCACAATGATCGGCGTCGGATACAGACTTCCCCCTTTTGTTTGGAGTTAGAACACACATGATGGAAAATTGCATACTAGATAGCGCTAGATGTGAAGTACAACAAATTGATGTTTTGCCTAGAATGAAAAATCAATTcgtcttatttttctttctcaatttcTTGGGTCTCCCTCGATTctcaacaaacttttacaaaacatGTATTGCTCCCAACAAGCTTATAATTGATCTGTCTACTCGAAAGTATTAACAAGATTCTTTTATGGATCCGAAGACTTTGGCTATGTTTGGATGTAAGactcctttaaaaaaatatgtttggagtaaaagatataaaaaattatccttttcCAAAAGTATGCTCACTTTTAGGACGTTTATGTACTTTGATTTACAAGTATTAGAACAGTTAAATTCTTAGGtttaatgtgattttttattcattgtgtttcataattattttgttttttaatattaaaatttaaaagcttcattttaatcatttctatttttgaaacattttattttgatcatctTTTTAATGTTCTGTTAGAAACattacttatttaataattttcaaattttaaaatgatttaaaatcacTTTTGATATATTAAAGTACCCGAATCGacatcaagaaaataaatttataggaTTGCTTATGAAGCAACCTCCACCTCATTTGCACCAAAATTATTGCTTCCAAGGCAATGGTTGCCCTCTCTAAAACAAGGTTGCTAAGCaataaaaaactaaagtaaAAGGAGTACAATGTTACTTTAGCCGTTAGAAAAAATTTCACTTGTAGCtgttgaaatataaataaagtgtAATGTGATTctaaaatttgtttcatttctttctcaaaaagattcacaacttctactttaatatattatcattcaatgGATCCAAGCTAAAATTCCCCAATATGAATCGGTGTTTTAATTTCATGTCAAATTCTAAGTtctcacaaatttaaattttccaaataatccaaatccaaatatgataaatttttaatattttatgtcgTACGTATCAATTTTCTATGTACGGATCACTactaattatctatttttaaatttaaaagttaatgatacattttaaaaatataaagatcaaaataaaatttttaaaacttaatatattaaGGAAAAAATAACTACGAAATATAATGGATTAAATGTGACATTAAACAAgaatatttttagagagtttaaTTTgcatgaattattaatttatactatcaatcaattaaagatacattaataattttttttaaataatgattataaaattaGCAATCTTATTATACACTATAATTTTAATAGAtgaaagtataaataaaatttataacaacaatatatctcatttaaattctttttataattagataaatgGATCTTGTAACCATCAATTTAACTTTAGCTAAACCTCGAGTTTAATCACTCGCCATTAAAATCTATCGCTTTCGTACTTGAGGGTTGCGACTTGCGTGCAAGGCTCTCTGACCATCATGAtgttcgataaaaaaaaaaggaaaatcataCTTATCTGTAATCCCCTAATTAGTCTCAATCTTAATTACGATTAAACCAGTTATTAATACATCCTTTTTGTAAATTTACTAAAGATTGAATAAGATGTCTTTACTTTTTGGACTCATAGGCTAGATTAATGCAGAATTTTTCGCACCTTTTTCTTTCTGAATACTCTTCAATTATTGAGAGCTATACATGAATGAATCACTGCCTTTTTGAGTAGGataacaaattcaataaaaaatttgttaaaaatatgttatttgtatttttcaagAGTAAAGGCTGATgctcaaaagaaaaaagagtaaaGGCTGTACTAATTGGCCACTTTGCCACTTCTTCCAAGTTGTATTTCCCTACATTGAACATTCTTATGATACTGACAAAGTGACTTGGATAAAAACGAATTGTGATAACTGATAAGAagcaataataataactatgGGTTAAGTAatctacacttttttttaaagtgttgAAGTACTTACTATTAAAACCGGGTATATAAGTTTGGGTATGTGAAAGGTTTGTTTAACCCTCGAAATAAATTAGGATTGgctataaaatgtttttatatgcTCACACTGAATTACGAATATAGTTTCACAATGTATCTGTATTAAAAGACAACATCCGCCACGAGGACGTTCAATAGTGcaagataaaataaaactatatagTAAAGGTTCGAAATCAACACCCTCTAAATAGTACTGAATTCCAGCTTTTATAGGTCGACTTCCacacaaaagaaaatgtattatTCTAAACATTTATTCATTTCACCTATATATAATTCTTGACTTAATTCTCTTGAATTATTATGCCTTCTTcagttagtttattttttatttatgagaatccaaaaaatgttttagaaggtttataaaaactcacacactTATTTAATCTCTGATGAGCTTAAATAGGTTTCCCTTTGTTTTATTTCCCCCCTCATTTCTGTTTCAGTTAAGCAATGCTATGgacaagccaaaaaaaaaacactgctatgagcaacaacaaaaaaaaaaaaccattgctACGGACagggaaaaggaaagaaaagagaaaaagtaaaAGTCAGTGCGCACTAGGCACTACATTTTGAGTTCTTGATGGACCGGTGATCAATTGGAATTtccttgatttttattttcttctgtcCCACTTATTGAAACATCTTTCGCTGCACTTTGTTCTTTTCCATCACCACCATTCCCATCTGCATGATTTGTGGTAATTTTCTCCAACGGTTAACATCAagtgagtctttttttttttatacttctcGGAAGTTCTCTTCAATTCTTTACCTTTACCCCACAAGACAATGAATAACGCAAAAATTGATCCTATTATGCTCTAATTTAGAACCAAAAATTACATCAGTTTATATATGCCAATTAATAACgcataacaaataaatgaatgtTTGATTTGAACCTTCCCAAATAGAGCCTTTCATCCAATAGCAGAGAGCCTGCAATGGTTACTAGAATTAGGAAGAGGGGGTTGAAAGCCGCAGTATAAAGCGCACGTACCACGCAGTCAGAACCCAACAAAATCCAGAAGGCACAACACCCTAATACAATTAATGTGTCAATTAGCTGAAATTTATATAAACTCGGATTGTTGACTCAATACATATAGTCAACGATATGTATTATTAAACTGCAGTGAGAAGTCTGATATTCCAGCCAAGCCTCCAACGATTCCTATGATTTGTTTCCATCAATAGAGCATATGTAATTGATTGAATGCAGGCCATCACTGACATCAAAGCTGCACTTTTGTAATGCCAAGGAAATTTCGCACTCATCTTAGCTtaccacacacatatatagtgTTATGTAATTCATAAAACAAATTTCTCGtctttatttctctcttatCATTTCACTTATTACATCAtatactttctttttctctcataattataaaatttgttgtACTAATACATTTCtctaatatatataacaataaatgcACAGGATTTCAAGTTTAGGTCTATGTCGCTGGCTAATGTTTATAATGATTAAGACTTGTGATAACAGTTTATCGGAAGTGATGGAAGGTCACCTGAATTACCAACCATACTGAATAGGATAGACAAGTGCCGAAAGCAATAAAAGAACCAGAAATTTTAGTGGGAGACACATTGTGTGGCTTTATAATATTTGGCATCAGGTTGACATGCGTTGACCAGATGTGAATCTCAATGTTCTTATAGAAGGTGAGCATCATCGCTCCACCTATTCCCATTACAGTGCCAACCACCTTGGCCTTCCCTGCTGATGTTCCAATGTTCAACCTTTCCAATCTGAGAATATATAGCACaagttgaaattaaaatatgactAATGTCTTTTGTGGGAGTAACATTTGTTGTCGATTTTATTTTGGGGAATATTTTttagatgtatatatatatatatatatatatatatatatatatatatataaaagataaaagttgAGAGATGAAgataaatgtataaaatatcGAATTGAGGGGGTTAAGAATTAGATATTTATACAATAGAATAGGGACTAGTTTAAGAGAAAGGGTGTATATGAAGTGAGAACAAGTAGCCTACCCAAAGCAGAGAGCTAAGATAAACCAGGAATGAGGTTGTATATTGCCGTAGCATATGTTGCACTTGCCAAAGAAATTGCTGCCACGAATAAATTTTGGTGTATGGTTGCCCTGATGTTGCAACAAGTAATGCCAAATTCAAATTTAGTGTATGCATCATGTATGTactaaaaatttcatttaatatgtGTATGGCCTTTTTAACTGTAAGGGTATGTTCGGATATATGTTTGACTTCTAATGAGTTTAAATTTCGTTTATTCATTTTCTCTGCCTTCCAATTATATACTGTATTATATTTGACAGAGGAAGCATTTAAGttgttaattgattaattaaccaTACTCGTAGGGTCTATGTATAAAGAAACACACTATCACGAtacaaaacttagatacaatTTTATAGATATTGTTTGTATTATTCTCTAATtataatttgagttttatttcaataatttacgTGATAAAAAGTTTGCATGCATACCACTGaaataaaactctaattttgattaaaaaaacaaataaataacagTTAAGAAACTGTATATAGATTTTGTCCTAACTAAAAAAGGAACTACAAAAACTCGCTAAGAGCTTATTCAAAAGAAACCCacaaatttatatgatttttataaatttgaataaatcaTAAAGAGTATATTCAGTAGAGTATATTACAGATCATATTATTAGCACATTTCTCGTACTTGCACAAGCAGACTAATACAATTACACTTGTATATTTGGCCACATCATTTAAGActaagaaatttttaattaacagaTTAGTTAAGGAACATCTATGTAGACGTACGCAAAATAATTACATCCCAACAAAAACTCTAAGAGCTTAAATGACTGCAATTAgttcaatataatattatagccgcatcttttttttttttgaagaaattataGCTGCATCTTAATATTTCCTTCATAAagatttatcatatataaaaaaaaggattgaaCTTACCCAAATAAACCACAAAGAAATGCTTGACAGAGTACTT includes these proteins:
- the LOC100786398 gene encoding F-box/kelch-repeat protein At1g80440, which produces MELISGLPEDVARDCLIRVPYDQFPAVASVCKGWSAEIHSPDFHRRRRTTKQAQKILVTVQSKIDSDKTRTGLLAKSTTNPVYRLSVFEPKTGSWCELPLGPELAFGLPMFCQIAGVGFDLVVMGGWDPDSWKASNSVFIYNFLSAKWRRGADMPGGPRTFFACASDQNRTVYVAGGHDEEKNALRSALAYDVAMDVWVPLPDMSRERDECKAVFRRGGALCVVGGYCTEMQGRFERSAEVFDVAKWKWGPVEEEFLDAAACPRTCVDGADGAEGRMFMCRGGDVVALHGDTWRNVAKVPGEIRNVACVGVWEGLMLVIGSSGFGEPHMGFVLDLKNRAWTKLASPEDYTGHVQSGCLLQI